Proteins from a single region of Streptomyces spinoverrucosus:
- a CDS encoding DUF2637 domain-containing protein codes for MREERFTRRTVTVVMAVIAALAFVFSFGNVWALALRLGVPHPIAPLIAPMVDLSVVGLLVALRFLALRDVPKAELRAGTRLLHLCGLLTLALNTAEPLLTGRYGRACLDTVAPLLLLGWGHVGPTLLTQFHTPIPHLEDATAPVSEPVPAEAPAPESALPAPGPVAVASPTEEPPTVAAPAAVAQTTRPASGPALPAALLDAARRIADTHRAEHGTPITAAHLGARMGIALPVATAALAQL; via the coding sequence ATGAGGGAGGAACGGTTCACCCGGCGCACCGTGACCGTGGTCATGGCGGTCATCGCGGCCCTGGCCTTCGTCTTCTCCTTCGGTAACGTCTGGGCGCTCGCGCTGCGACTCGGTGTTCCGCACCCGATCGCGCCGCTGATCGCCCCCATGGTGGACCTGTCCGTCGTCGGACTCCTGGTCGCCCTGCGGTTCCTGGCCCTGCGCGACGTACCCAAAGCGGAGCTGCGGGCCGGTACCCGGCTGCTGCACCTGTGTGGGCTGCTCACCCTCGCCCTGAACACCGCCGAACCACTGCTGACCGGACGCTACGGCCGGGCCTGCCTGGACACCGTCGCCCCGCTCCTGCTCCTTGGCTGGGGCCACGTCGGCCCCACCCTCCTCACCCAGTTCCACACCCCCATCCCGCACCTGGAGGACGCCACCGCTCCCGTCTCCGAGCCGGTGCCCGCCGAAGCACCCGCACCTGAATCAGCACTCCCGGCCCCTGGTCCAGTCGCCGTCGCCTCGCCGACCGAGGAACCGCCGACCGTCGCGGCTCCCGCCGCCGTCGCCCAGACAACCCGGCCCGCCTCCGGCCCGGCCCTGCCTGCCGCCCTGCTGGACGCGGCCCGGCGCATCGCGGACACCCACCGCGCCGAGCACGGGACCCCGATCACCGCCGCCCACCTGGGCGCGCGCATGGGCATCGCCCTCCCGGTGGCCACCGCCGCCCTCGCTCAGCTCTGA
- a CDS encoding cell division protein FtsK, translating to MEAVTEYASYALPIATALVGVWLLVTVVRYVRADKGMRASMRQAVRVRWGWVRLARMAGLTVIDKTPGLLAQITAQKDGATPAPRVLTPKIKVKPDQFGVIVRARTLPQVGLEEYQKSARFLADAWRCTRVSVLPDGPGKVVIRGVRSDPLTTPTRHRPTGRPPADLTRWELGMDEYAAKVCVSLANVPGVTMAGVPGAGKTSGVNKFVCDFAPSAAVQIAAADGKVSRALEGDYADLVKRMFAFCGDDLDEANALFKRLVELRKRRSATIRDVLGVKNMWHVGPSPKWPLTVLIIDEAHTYFRDYKGSDPATKRLAALTAENARLVEDLVKKGRSVGILVILISQKTTGDAIPTFIRDVCPIGLSFAQKTVEAAVAALGEDIRNWPDASPVTLQDPAYVGVAVMAMQGRPGYTRIRTPYVSDGDAARVAEETSHLTVDPELCLDALLRSTGRTAMPAPRLTKQS from the coding sequence ATGGAAGCCGTCACGGAATACGCGTCGTACGCGCTGCCGATCGCTACGGCGCTGGTCGGTGTGTGGCTGCTGGTGACGGTGGTGCGCTACGTCCGGGCCGACAAGGGCATGCGGGCCAGCATGCGGCAGGCCGTCCGGGTGCGCTGGGGCTGGGTACGCCTCGCGCGGATGGCCGGTCTGACGGTCATCGACAAGACCCCGGGCCTGCTCGCACAGATCACCGCCCAGAAGGACGGAGCCACCCCCGCTCCCCGGGTGTTGACTCCGAAGATCAAGGTCAAGCCCGACCAGTTCGGGGTGATCGTCCGGGCGCGCACGCTGCCGCAGGTCGGGCTGGAGGAGTACCAGAAGTCGGCCCGGTTCCTGGCGGACGCCTGGCGGTGCACGCGAGTGTCCGTGCTGCCGGACGGCCCCGGCAAGGTGGTGATTCGGGGCGTGCGCTCCGACCCGCTGACTACGCCCACCCGCCACCGGCCCACCGGTCGCCCACCCGCGGACCTGACGCGCTGGGAGCTGGGCATGGACGAGTACGCCGCGAAGGTGTGCGTGTCCCTGGCCAACGTGCCCGGGGTGACCATGGCCGGCGTCCCTGGTGCGGGCAAGACCTCGGGGGTCAACAAGTTTGTCTGCGACTTCGCGCCGTCGGCCGCCGTGCAGATCGCGGCTGCGGACGGGAAGGTGTCGCGGGCCTTGGAAGGTGATTACGCCGACCTGGTCAAGCGGATGTTCGCGTTCTGCGGGGACGACCTCGATGAGGCGAACGCGCTGTTCAAACGGCTGGTGGAGCTGCGCAAGCGACGCTCGGCGACGATCCGGGACGTGCTGGGCGTGAAGAACATGTGGCACGTCGGCCCCTCTCCGAAATGGCCGCTCACGGTCCTGATCATCGATGAGGCGCACACGTACTTCCGCGATTACAAGGGCAGCGACCCGGCCACGAAACGGCTGGCCGCGTTGACGGCGGAGAACGCCCGGCTGGTGGAGGACCTGGTCAAGAAGGGCCGCAGTGTCGGCATCCTTGTGATCCTGATCAGCCAGAAGACCACCGGCGATGCCATCCCCACCTTCATCCGCGACGTGTGCCCCATCGGGCTGTCCTTCGCGCAGAAGACGGTGGAGGCAGCAGTGGCCGCGCTGGGCGAGGACATCCGCAACTGGCCCGACGCCAGCCCGGTCACCTTGCAAGACCCCGCCTACGTCGGCGTCGCGGTGATGGCGATGCAGGGCCGCCCCGGCTACACCCGCATCCGCACCCCGTACGTCTCCGACGGCGACGCCGCCCGCGTCGCCGAGGAAACCTCGCACCTGACCGTCGACCCGGAATTGTGCCTGGACGCGCTTCTCCGCTCGACCGGCCGGACGGCAATGCCCGCACCCCGGCTCACCAAGCAGTCCTGA
- a CDS encoding SCO3933 family regulatory protein, with protein sequence MAMTRIRVALLPSAVCIAGTEPVLKIKDQQTGEVASDRETGASLYTVTVMLMEDGRAEVLKITVPETGLAAGLKPGAMVRPVELFATPWARIFNGQLSDGVAYRAARLDLVTVEAAQ encoded by the coding sequence ATGGCCATGACTCGAATCCGTGTTGCTCTGCTGCCGTCGGCGGTGTGCATCGCGGGCACCGAGCCGGTGCTGAAGATCAAGGACCAGCAGACCGGGGAAGTCGCCAGCGACCGGGAGACCGGGGCATCGCTGTACACGGTGACCGTGATGCTGATGGAGGACGGCCGGGCCGAAGTCCTGAAGATCACGGTCCCGGAGACCGGCCTCGCAGCCGGGCTCAAGCCGGGGGCGATGGTGCGGCCGGTCGAGTTGTTCGCGACCCCGTGGGCGCGGATCTTCAACGGTCAGCTCTCCGACGGCGTCGCCTACCGGGCCGCCCGCCTGGACCTGGTGACGGTGGAGGCTGCCCAGTGA